From Desulfomicrobium apsheronum, the proteins below share one genomic window:
- a CDS encoding 4Fe-4S dicluster domain-containing protein — protein sequence MYIFDTIMNRMRRGCQTMPYPKGPAPALPDRHGGALRLDASACPAGCAECIAACPVSAITREPDQAARLDLGRCLFCGDCVEVCPSGAITRTDDHRLAVRHREDLILGEPGKEELRLAAALDGKMKSLLGRSLRLRQVSAGGCGACEADINVLGTIGWDLGRFGIQYVASPRHADGVLITGPVTKGMELALQKTWEAVPEPRIAIALGACAISGGPFVGQAQHNGGADPIIPIDLYIPGCPPHPLTILDGFLRLLDRLEDNKHNEAEPLKILKVDNP from the coding sequence ATGTATATCTTCGATACCATCATGAACCGGATGCGGCGCGGCTGCCAGACCATGCCCTATCCCAAGGGCCCGGCCCCGGCCCTTCCGGACCGGCACGGCGGAGCCCTGCGCCTTGACGCCTCGGCCTGCCCGGCAGGCTGCGCGGAGTGCATCGCGGCCTGCCCCGTCTCGGCCATCACCCGCGAGCCGGACCAGGCTGCACGCCTCGACCTCGGCCGCTGCCTGTTCTGCGGAGACTGCGTGGAGGTCTGCCCCAGCGGGGCCATCACCCGGACGGACGACCATCGCCTGGCTGTGCGCCACCGCGAGGATCTGATCCTGGGCGAACCCGGCAAGGAGGAACTGCGGCTGGCGGCGGCCTTGGACGGAAAAATGAAAAGCCTGCTGGGCCGCTCCCTGCGCCTGAGGCAGGTCAGCGCGGGCGGATGCGGCGCCTGCGAGGCGGACATCAACGTGCTCGGCACCATCGGCTGGGACCTGGGACGTTTCGGCATCCAATACGTGGCCTCTCCGCGTCATGCCGACGGCGTGCTCATTACAGGTCCGGTGACCAAGGGCATGGAACTGGCCCTGCAAAAGACCTGGGAGGCCGTGCCCGAACCACGCATCGCCATCGCGCTCGGCGCCTGCGCCATTAGCGGCGGCCCCTTTGTCGGGCAAGCGCAGCACAACGGAGGGGCCGACCCTATCATCCCCATCGACCTCTACATCCCCGGCTGTCCGCCGCACCCACTGACCATCCTGGACGGATTCCTGCGCCTGCTGGACCGGCTGGAGGATAACAAACATAATGAAGCCGAACCTCTTAAGATACTCAAGGTCGACAACCCATGA
- a CDS encoding SNF2-related protein, which yields MITNYNAKYFAHDLTIQKPTEGVEKISRSLFDACVDLNPHQVDAALFTLRSPLSKGVILADEVGLGKTIEAGLLLCQFWAERKRALIVVCPASLRKQWSLELSEKFNLPNVVLDARQYRLEKQHGNPSPFEQPNVIIVSFHFAARMREEVRLKNWDLVVVDEAHKLRNAYRASNKIGQGLRWAFDGCFKVLMTATPLQNSLLELYGLSTFLDEYMFGDVGSFRAQFMNANGDTQALRQRLAPICKRTLRKEVLEYIRYTERKPIAFSFRSTDAEQRLYDAVSEFLKREETYSFPSQQRQLITLILRKLLASSSQALVGTLQTMRKRLEDLRVGLASDKSLAQELIESEEIEEELLEDDLLEEDQPESEPPAIDPAKIEAEIVELDEYIRWAKLIHVDAKSKTLLKAIETGFSEMEKMGASKRALIFTESRRTQDYLYQFLEANGYANQMVAFNGSNGGQETRTIYESWLEKNRESGRVSGSRSIDVRTALVEHFRDNAKIMIATEAAAEGVNLQFCSLVINYDLPWNPQRIEQRIGRCHRYGQAHDVVVINFLNERNAADQRVYELLEHKFKLFTGVFGSSDAVLGSIESGVDFEKRILAIYQTCRTREEISVAFETLQKELEDQIDERMDATRKLLLDHFDEDVHARLKVQLDDAQSQLDRFGKRFWTLTRFILRDHARFNEQALSFYLQPSPIQKVRPGTYHLISKDKPNVSGDFLYRPSHPLGEHVLDQGRACATPPARLRFDISGHPVKIALIEQLKGKRGWLTLQLLTIESFQREEYLLFSGIDTAGASLDQETCEKLFHCETLADQSTFHLPEDKASLLEGNATRHAKASVSHSLERNNAYFQEERERLERWAEDMILASEKELSDTKAQIKALSRQARLAVNLEEQQGIQKRIAELEKTKRKQRNRIFDIEDEIEAKRDQLIRRLEKRISRKSTLTPLFTIQWEVI from the coding sequence TTGATAACCAACTACAACGCCAAATACTTCGCTCACGACCTCACCATTCAAAAACCCACGGAGGGAGTCGAGAAGATCTCGCGCTCCCTTTTCGACGCCTGCGTCGATCTCAATCCGCACCAAGTGGATGCCGCTCTGTTTACCCTGCGCTCGCCTTTGTCCAAGGGGGTGATCCTGGCGGATGAAGTGGGACTCGGTAAAACCATTGAGGCGGGCCTGCTGCTCTGCCAGTTCTGGGCGGAACGAAAACGGGCGCTCATTGTCGTCTGCCCGGCTTCGCTTCGGAAACAGTGGAGCTTGGAACTGAGCGAAAAGTTCAATCTTCCGAACGTGGTCCTGGATGCTCGTCAGTATCGTCTTGAAAAACAGCACGGCAATCCCTCACCGTTCGAGCAACCCAACGTGATCATCGTTTCATTTCACTTCGCGGCCCGCATGCGCGAGGAAGTCCGGCTCAAAAATTGGGATCTCGTAGTGGTTGATGAAGCCCACAAACTCAGGAACGCTTACCGCGCCAGCAACAAGATCGGCCAAGGTTTGCGTTGGGCCTTTGACGGCTGCTTCAAAGTTCTCATGACCGCCACTCCCTTACAAAATTCGCTTCTTGAACTCTATGGCCTATCCACGTTTTTAGACGAATACATGTTCGGGGATGTGGGGTCCTTCAGGGCTCAATTCATGAATGCAAACGGAGACACCCAGGCTCTCCGGCAGCGTTTAGCGCCCATTTGTAAACGGACTCTGCGCAAAGAGGTCCTTGAATATATCCGCTATACCGAGCGCAAGCCTATCGCTTTTTCTTTCAGATCCACGGACGCGGAACAACGCCTTTATGACGCTGTTTCCGAATTTTTGAAGCGAGAAGAGACATATTCTTTTCCCAGCCAACAGCGCCAACTCATTACCCTGATTTTACGCAAACTTTTGGCGTCGTCCTCCCAAGCTCTGGTGGGGACCCTCCAGACCATGCGAAAACGCCTTGAAGACCTTCGGGTCGGCCTGGCTTCCGACAAAAGCCTCGCTCAGGAACTTATAGAGTCCGAAGAAATCGAAGAGGAACTGCTGGAAGACGACTTGCTGGAAGAAGACCAGCCGGAATCCGAGCCCCCGGCCATCGATCCCGCCAAGATCGAAGCGGAAATCGTCGAACTCGATGAGTACATTCGTTGGGCGAAACTCATCCATGTGGACGCCAAATCAAAGACTCTGCTCAAAGCCATAGAGACGGGCTTTTCCGAAATGGAAAAAATGGGAGCCTCTAAGCGGGCTCTCATTTTTACCGAATCGCGGAGAACCCAAGACTACCTCTACCAATTCCTGGAAGCCAACGGATACGCTAACCAAATGGTTGCGTTCAACGGCTCCAATGGTGGACAGGAAACCCGCACCATTTACGAATCCTGGCTGGAAAAGAACCGGGAAAGCGGACGCGTCAGCGGTTCCCGGTCCATCGATGTGCGCACGGCTCTGGTTGAACACTTCCGCGACAACGCAAAAATCATGATCGCCACTGAAGCCGCCGCCGAAGGCGTTAATCTTCAGTTTTGTTCCCTGGTCATCAATTACGACCTCCCCTGGAACCCTCAGCGCATCGAGCAACGGATTGGACGCTGCCACCGCTACGGACAAGCCCATGACGTGGTGGTCATCAATTTTCTCAATGAACGAAACGCGGCGGATCAGCGCGTCTACGAATTGTTGGAACACAAGTTCAAGTTGTTCACCGGCGTGTTCGGGTCCTCTGACGCCGTGCTCGGTTCCATCGAATCGGGAGTAGATTTTGAAAAGCGCATTCTGGCCATTTATCAAACCTGCCGAACGCGGGAAGAAATCTCCGTGGCCTTCGAGACGCTGCAAAAGGAACTGGAAGATCAGATTGACGAGCGCATGGACGCCACGAGAAAGCTTCTTCTCGACCATTTTGACGAGGATGTTCACGCCCGGCTGAAAGTTCAACTTGACGACGCCCAGTCGCAACTGGATCGTTTCGGGAAAAGGTTCTGGACTCTCACTCGCTTCATCCTGCGGGACCACGCGCGGTTTAACGAACAGGCATTGAGTTTCTACTTGCAGCCTTCGCCGATCCAGAAGGTGAGGCCGGGAACCTACCACCTCATTTCCAAGGACAAACCCAACGTTTCGGGCGATTTTCTGTACCGCCCATCCCACCCCTTGGGCGAGCATGTGCTGGATCAAGGCCGGGCATGCGCAACACCACCGGCCCGGCTGCGGTTCGATATCAGTGGGCACCCGGTTAAAATCGCGCTCATCGAACAGCTCAAGGGCAAGAGGGGCTGGTTGACGCTTCAATTGTTGACCATTGAGTCTTTTCAGCGCGAAGAGTACCTCCTTTTCTCCGGCATTGACACGGCAGGCGCTTCGCTTGACCAGGAAACGTGCGAAAAGCTCTTTCATTGTGAGACACTGGCGGACCAGTCCACCTTTCACCTGCCCGAAGATAAAGCGTCTCTTCTGGAAGGAAATGCTACGCGCCACGCCAAGGCCTCCGTCAGTCATTCCTTGGAGCGCAACAACGCTTATTTTCAAGAAGAACGGGAACGCCTGGAGCGCTGGGCCGAGGACATGATCCTGGCGTCGGAAAAGGAATTGTCCGATACCAAGGCCCAGATCAAGGCGCTGAGCAGGCAAGCGCGTCTAGCCGTCAATCTGGAAGAACAGCAAGGTATTCAGAAACGCATCGCAGAACTGGAAAAGACCAAGCGCAAGCAAAGAAACCGAATTTTCGACATCGAAGACGAAATCGAGGCCAAACGCGACCAGCTCATTCGTCGCCTCGAAAAGCGCATCAGCCGAAAGAGCACGCTTACGCCTTTGTTCACCATACAGTGGGAAGTCATCTAG
- a CDS encoding site-specific DNA-methyltransferase — protein sequence MTENFNRLATLLRELFQMDRPDLDFGIYRIMNQKRKDVSAFLENDLLPQVRKELSTINSGESVQVELNATIKQARELGADPEQLSKVQKLREQLATYGDSSAAENEIYSHLYNFFRRYYKDGDFLSLRRYKKDVYAIPYEGEEVKLHWANADQYYIKSAENFRDYAFMIGEAPTEDQEDTRKRVHFKLVDADTEVANNKAQEGKERRFMLCDDTPMLEENGELVIRFEYKPTAKKQNQKSLNEAAVKTILGNAAFVEWVRLLAQEDNGRSCLEKHLNIYTTRNTFDYFIHKDLGGFLRRELDFYIKNEVLFLDDIENQASAHVEAQLTQIRVLRRIAHKIIRFLEQIENFQKKLWLKKKFVVETNYLITLDRVPEELYPEIAANDAQREEWVRLFAIDEIKKELMTPGYSTPLSVEFLKAHDKLVLDTCFFDPKFRTRLLGSIDALDDQSDGLLIHSENFQALNILQKRYKDKIKCAYIDPPYNTGGDGFAYKDSYKHSSWLSLIKDRAILASYMLSQDGFSVVSIDDIEFSNINSLLDIVHGDNNHIANLVWDRNRKNDAKLFSVGHEYMTIYAKDRTYISELNITLREVKPGIEDAKKKFNSIIKKNQDTEHVKSEWKKYIQTIKDPETKSILSKFQKISQRGPYRDDGNINWPGKGGPKYEILHPQTRRTVKSPKSGWRYSTSKRFWEEYQKGKIAFGQDEKTVPGIIYYLFESTTQVMGSVFWSYAQSTYENFLAVIGDRSFENPKDVKDIQRIVSYLSSSNTIIIDYFAGSGTTGHAVININRENDGKQKYILIEMGEHFDTVLKLRMAKVVYCDSWKDGKPTTRHTGVSHCCKYLRLESYEDTLNNLVLKRTPAQLSLLADTPSLKEEYMLSYMMDLEAEGSASLLNVDTFTDPWNYTLKIATGSAGETRTRPVDLVETFNYLLGLNVIRRNVIRGIEVIEGINPEGEKVLIIWRNTTKVNNVQLDEFFRKQEFNPRDTEFHLIYVNGDNNLENLKRADETWKVRLTEEEFKRLMFDVEDV from the coding sequence ATGACCGAGAATTTCAACCGCCTTGCCACGCTCCTTCGGGAGCTTTTTCAAATGGACCGTCCGGACCTGGATTTCGGCATTTACCGTATCATGAACCAGAAGCGCAAAGACGTGTCGGCATTTCTGGAAAATGATCTCTTGCCGCAGGTTCGAAAAGAATTGTCCACGATCAATTCAGGCGAAAGTGTGCAGGTAGAGCTGAATGCGACAATCAAACAGGCGCGGGAGCTTGGCGCAGACCCGGAGCAATTGTCCAAGGTGCAAAAACTGCGCGAGCAATTGGCCACCTATGGGGACTCGTCAGCAGCGGAAAATGAAATTTATTCTCACCTCTACAATTTCTTTCGTCGCTACTACAAAGACGGCGATTTTCTATCCCTGCGCCGCTACAAGAAGGACGTATACGCCATCCCTTATGAGGGAGAAGAGGTCAAACTGCACTGGGCCAACGCGGATCAATACTACATCAAAAGCGCCGAAAACTTCCGGGATTACGCATTTATGATCGGAGAGGCTCCGACTGAAGATCAGGAAGACACCCGCAAGCGAGTCCATTTCAAGCTGGTGGACGCCGATACGGAAGTCGCCAACAACAAGGCACAGGAAGGCAAGGAACGTCGTTTCATGCTGTGCGACGACACGCCCATGCTGGAGGAAAACGGCGAACTGGTCATCCGCTTCGAGTACAAGCCGACGGCCAAAAAGCAGAACCAAAAGAGTTTGAACGAAGCCGCCGTCAAGACCATCCTGGGCAATGCCGCCTTCGTGGAATGGGTGCGTTTGCTGGCCCAGGAGGACAACGGACGAAGCTGCCTGGAAAAGCACCTCAACATCTACACGACCCGCAACACCTTTGATTATTTCATCCACAAGGACCTGGGCGGATTCCTGCGCCGGGAACTGGATTTCTACATCAAAAATGAGGTTCTTTTCCTGGACGACATCGAAAACCAGGCATCCGCGCATGTGGAAGCCCAATTGACGCAAATCCGCGTCCTGCGACGCATCGCGCACAAGATCATCCGTTTCCTGGAACAGATCGAGAATTTTCAGAAAAAGCTGTGGCTGAAGAAAAAATTCGTTGTCGAGACGAACTACCTCATCACATTGGATCGAGTGCCGGAAGAACTGTATCCGGAAATTGCGGCGAATGATGCGCAGCGGGAAGAATGGGTGAGGTTATTCGCTATTGATGAAATCAAGAAGGAATTGATGACACCAGGTTATTCCACGCCGCTGTCCGTAGAGTTTTTGAAAGCTCATGACAAACTCGTACTGGATACTTGTTTCTTCGATCCAAAGTTCAGGACAAGGCTCCTTGGGAGTATCGATGCTCTCGATGACCAGAGTGATGGTCTCCTGATTCATTCAGAAAATTTCCAAGCACTAAACATACTACAAAAACGATACAAAGATAAAATCAAATGTGCATACATCGACCCGCCATACAACACAGGCGGTGATGGATTTGCCTACAAAGATTCATATAAACACTCAAGTTGGCTATCTTTAATTAAAGACAGAGCAATACTTGCATCCTATATGTTGTCACAAGATGGATTTTCTGTCGTATCTATTGATGACATCGAATTCTCTAACATAAATTCATTACTTGACATTGTTCATGGCGACAATAACCATATTGCAAATTTAGTATGGGACAGAAACAGGAAAAATGACGCAAAATTATTCTCTGTCGGACATGAATATATGACAATATACGCTAAAGATAGAACATATATTTCAGAATTGAATATTACGCTACGTGAAGTTAAACCAGGAATAGAAGATGCGAAAAAAAAATTCAACTCAATCATAAAGAAAAATCAAGATACTGAACACGTAAAATCCGAATGGAAAAAGTATATCCAGACAATTAAAGACCCTGAAACAAAATCTATTCTGTCAAAGTTTCAAAAAATATCTCAACGTGGGCCTTATCGAGACGATGGAAATATTAATTGGCCAGGAAAAGGTGGCCCAAAATACGAAATACTACATCCTCAAACAAGACGAACTGTTAAATCCCCTAAAAGTGGCTGGCGATATTCTACTTCAAAACGATTTTGGGAAGAATATCAAAAAGGGAAAATAGCATTTGGCCAAGACGAAAAAACAGTTCCAGGAATTATTTATTACTTATTTGAAAGTACTACACAAGTTATGGGTAGCGTTTTCTGGAGTTATGCACAGTCAACTTATGAGAATTTTTTAGCCGTTATTGGGGACAGATCATTTGAAAATCCCAAAGATGTAAAAGATATCCAAAGAATTGTTAGTTACCTATCATCGAGCAACACAATAATAATCGATTATTTTGCAGGATCTGGTACAACGGGACATGCTGTCATCAACATTAACCGTGAAAATGACGGGAAGCAAAAGTATATCCTTATTGAAATGGGCGAACATTTCGACACAGTTCTCAAACTCCGCATGGCTAAAGTTGTCTATTGTGATTCCTGGAAAGACGGCAAGCCTACAACTAGACACACCGGCGTATCCCACTGCTGCAAATACCTGCGACTTGAATCCTACGAGGACACTCTGAACAACCTTGTTCTCAAGCGCACCCCTGCGCAACTTTCTCTACTTGCGGACACCCCGTCCCTGAAAGAAGAGTACATGCTTTCGTACATGATGGATCTTGAGGCCGAAGGCAGCGCTTCCCTTCTCAATGTGGACACCTTTACCGATCCGTGGAACTACACGCTCAAAATCGCCACCGGAAGCGCAGGCGAAACCAGAACCCGCCCCGTGGACCTGGTGGAGACCTTCAACTATCTACTTGGTCTGAACGTCATCCGCCGCAACGTCATTCGGGGCATCGAAGTGATTGAAGGCATCAATCCGGAAGGTGAAAAAGTTCTAATTATTTGGCGCAACACGACCAAGGTCAACAACGTCCAGCTTGATGAATTTTTCCGCAAGCAGGAGTTTAATCCCCGCGACACGGAATTCCACCTCATCTACGTCAACGGCGACAACAATTTGGAAAACCTCAAACGTGCTGACGAAACTTGGAAAGTCCGTTTGACCGAGGAAGAATTCAAACGCCTCATGTTCGACGTGGAGGATGTATAA
- a CDS encoding AAA family ATPase, with translation MDSKLDKITIEGFKSIRSLKDFKLKDLNILIGGNGAGKSNFIDMFRMLRAMMEMSLPEPKSSNLSTYFEMGGGIDDFLFNGPKVTSELKVQLEFGRNKYKFTIAPTADENFLITEEKNYFASWWDICTHSHIPGLLADKDKLGAAGGKSVSWHVYNAIDSWRIYHFHDTSKNAPVRRSEIIQDNEYFRFDGSNIAPFLLGLREEEKGAYTEIVETIRTVTPFFQDFLLKPRKRGEKETVNLSWRQKGSDYPLQPYHFSDGTLRFICLATALLQPDPPSTLIIDEPELGLHPYAITVLAELMHAASKRTQLIVSTQSPALVDHFEPNDVVVVNRKQGASTFSRLNPEEFKDWLDEYSLGDLWRKNIVAGGPDHE, from the coding sequence ATGGATAGCAAACTCGACAAAATTACCATCGAAGGTTTCAAGTCCATTCGGTCTCTCAAGGATTTCAAACTGAAAGATTTAAATATTCTAATCGGTGGGAATGGAGCTGGAAAGAGTAACTTCATTGACATGTTTCGCATGCTTCGAGCCATGATGGAAATGAGCTTGCCTGAGCCTAAATCTTCAAATTTGAGCACCTATTTTGAAATGGGCGGTGGCATTGATGATTTTTTATTCAATGGCCCCAAAGTCACCTCAGAGCTTAAGGTACAGCTCGAATTCGGAAGAAATAAATACAAATTTACCATTGCTCCAACAGCGGATGAGAATTTTCTAATTACTGAAGAAAAAAATTATTTTGCATCTTGGTGGGATATTTGTACTCATTCACACATACCGGGTCTTCTTGCGGACAAAGACAAGCTAGGCGCTGCTGGGGGAAAAAGTGTTTCCTGGCATGTGTATAATGCCATTGATTCCTGGCGCATTTATCATTTTCATGACACGAGCAAAAATGCTCCGGTCCGCAGGTCTGAAATTATTCAAGATAATGAGTATTTCCGTTTCGATGGAAGTAACATTGCGCCCTTTTTGTTAGGCCTTCGCGAAGAAGAAAAAGGCGCGTACACAGAAATTGTGGAGACGATTCGCACCGTCACTCCATTTTTTCAGGATTTTTTGCTCAAACCCCGCAAGCGTGGCGAAAAAGAAACCGTCAATTTGAGCTGGCGACAGAAAGGTTCCGATTATCCACTACAGCCCTACCATTTTTCCGACGGCACCCTCCGCTTCATCTGCTTGGCCACGGCTCTTTTGCAGCCGGACCCGCCTTCGACCCTGATTATTGATGAACCGGAACTCGGTCTGCACCCATACGCCATTACCGTGCTGGCAGAGCTTATGCACGCCGCGTCAAAGCGCACACAATTGATCGTATCTACCCAATCCCCGGCATTGGTTGATCATTTTGAACCGAACGATGTGGTCGTGGTAAACCGGAAACAAGGGGCCTCGACGTTTTCCCGGTTGAATCCAGAAGAATTTAAAGACTGGCTGGACGAATATTCCCTAGGTGATCTGTGGCGCAAAAATATCGTGGCGGGAGGGCCGGACCATGAATAG
- a CDS encoding DUF4276 family protein, which yields MNRPVTVAVICEGSTEQTFIRDVLAPTLATKNLFLEAQLIGRPKHKGGHVVFQRALTDIEQRLKQRRDIYVSTMFDLFRIDTAWPGVCDIRKGMAASLKAELIEARTLKAVEAKLPNAGVAKRFIPFFCLHEFEALLFSSPAELAGQLQVEEDLIANILRECGTPEEINDHPQTAPSKRIESLYPGYRKIVMGRAIAQKIGVRTIRQHCPHFDAWVNRLEALVK from the coding sequence ATGAATAGGCCCGTCACGGTAGCGGTCATCTGCGAGGGATCCACCGAACAAACATTTATTCGGGACGTGCTTGCCCCGACCCTCGCAACCAAGAATCTTTTTCTTGAAGCACAGCTGATCGGAAGGCCGAAGCACAAAGGTGGCCACGTTGTATTTCAACGCGCACTGACCGATATCGAACAACGCTTGAAGCAACGGCGGGACATTTACGTATCAACCATGTTCGATTTGTTCCGCATTGATACTGCTTGGCCTGGCGTCTGCGATATCCGCAAGGGCATGGCAGCTTCCCTGAAAGCTGAATTGATCGAGGCGCGCACCCTGAAGGCCGTCGAAGCAAAACTTCCAAACGCTGGTGTTGCCAAGCGCTTCATTCCGTTTTTTTGCCTTCATGAATTCGAGGCGCTTTTGTTCAGCTCCCCAGCAGAACTTGCGGGCCAGCTACAAGTCGAGGAAGACCTGATCGCAAACATTCTCAGAGAATGCGGTACACCTGAAGAAATCAACGACCACCCGCAAACAGCACCCAGCAAACGGATAGAATCCTTGTATCCTGGTTACCGTAAAATCGTCATGGGCAGGGCCATTGCCCAAAAAATCGGCGTCAGAACCATTCGCCAGCATTGCCCGCATTTCGATGCCTGGGTCAACCGGCTTGAAGCCCTCGTAAAGTAG